The genomic DNA GCCATTTTGAGCGCGGCGCACAGGATGATTCGCATTTGGCATCTTCGGGCACTCTAAGCGCCGAAGAACACCTGCTCTTTATGCAGCTGACTATCGATGCCATGCGGGACCTCTACAATCGCAACCGCTACGCCCCGTACGTGGTGGCCTTCCAAAACTGGCTGCAGCCAGCCGGCGCCTCCTTTGAGCACCTGCACAAGCAGCTCGTTGCCATCGATGATCGCGGGATGGCCTCCCACCGAGAGGTACAGATGCTGCGCAGCAATATGAACATGTACAACGAGTGGGCGGTGGACTATGCCGCTAGCCGTAACCTTGTCATTGCGGAAAACGATCACGCCGTCCTCTTCGCCGGCTTTGGCCACCGCTTTCCCACAGTGGAGATCTACTCCAAGTCCGCGACCTGTGAGCCGTGGCGGCAGTCGGAAGAAGAAATTCGCGCCATGAGCGACCTAGTCCACGCCGCCCACGCTGCAGTGGGCCGCGAGGTGCCCTGTAATGAGGAGTGGCACCACAAGCCTGCCGATGTAGACGTTGCTCAACCATGGCGCATCCTCATTAAGCTACGCATTTCTACCCTTGCCGGGTTCGAAGGAGGCACCAAAATTTACCTCAACACGATCTCGCCATGGGATCTGCGCGATAGGTTAGTAGGCCAGCTTTATCCCTTGCGCGAATCCGGGCACGTTGCCAGCTCAATTCGCGTAGCGACAGAGTGCTCATTGCAACGCAATAGCCTTCTTTATAACCCGCAGCTGCGCTAAGCAGACCGAGCTGAGCAGATCGCGATTGGCTTAGCGCTTGACGACGAGCGTGAGTTCACTCGACCCAGGACCCGGTTCTTCAATGGTCATACCCGCGGCGCGCGCGATGGCGGCAACGTCGGCGGCGCTATAGGCGTCAGCAGGCGAGAGCGCTAACTTGCGGGCTAAAAGGCCCTTGTAGTGCTTATTGAAGTGGCTGACCACCTTGCGTGATCCATCTTCTTGCACGCTTTCCACCCGTACCGTTACCGCATCCTTTACCCGGCCCAATTGCTGGTATGTACCCGAGCGAAGATCGACAATAAGCTCGTCTACCTTCTCCAAGGCTTGTGTAATTTGTTTTTTCCAGCGCGA from Corynebacterium tuberculostearicum includes the following:
- a CDS encoding DUF4921 family protein, which encodes MSDALFARIEPIQTMRDGTVKQVNPFSGTEVWTVPGRGNRPLSTPVVNPQPLHEEDFTHRCAFCSGRMTDTPPEKARILPSSGIVRGLPLSEYGHTVPAFRRIPNLFEIVSYDYWRANYGFEMDVETRQRMENYLADPAGREHVLKIVRTKRKAAHLPEASEGDLEEQAAGFFAGGHDVIVAGRHFERGAQDDSHLASSGTLSAEEHLLFMQLTIDAMRDLYNRNRYAPYVVAFQNWLQPAGASFEHLHKQLVAIDDRGMASHREVQMLRSNMNMYNEWAVDYAASRNLVIAENDHAVLFAGFGHRFPTVEIYSKSATCEPWRQSEEEIRAMSDLVHAAHAAVGREVPCNEEWHHKPADVDVAQPWRILIKLRISTLAGFEGGTKIYLNTISPWDLRDRLVGQLYPLRESGHVASSIRVATECSLQRNSLLYNPQLR